One Trichosurus vulpecula isolate mTriVul1 chromosome 7, mTriVul1.pri, whole genome shotgun sequence genomic region harbors:
- the LOC118857775 gene encoding olfactory receptor 14A2-like, protein MLRLFFISLQIIDRTPHSQNTDNLTVVTGFYLMGFSNTWELQVLHAMSFLLIYLVALIGNLLIFTLITLDGHLHIPMYFFLKNLSFLDLCFISVTVPKSIENSLSRSCSISFFGCVLQVFLVILFAGSEILLLMVMSYDHYIAICQPLHYESKMNKGFCMKMATSSWLIGGLFGAMYSGSTFSLPFCGPNEVHQCFCDVPSLLRISCAETHTAVDVSVAFGITLGIFCCIATCISYGHIFSTVLKIPTTEGRSKAFSTCLPHLIVLVIFITTGMLSYIKPPLDSDSVLDLLLSVLYSVAPPTLNAVIYSLRNRDMKMSLRKLLTQKHFL, encoded by the coding sequence ATGTTGcgtttgttttttatctctctaCAGATAATTGATAGAACTCCCCACTCACAGAACACAGACAACCTCACCGTGGTGACAGGATTCTACCTCATGGGCTTTTCTAACACCTGGGAGCTACAGGTCTTACATGCCATGTCCTTCTTGCTAATTTATCTGGTGGCTCTGATAGGGAACCTGCTCATCTTTACACTCATCACTTTAGATGGCCACCTCCACATCCCCATGTATTTCTTCCTGAAGAATTTGTCCTTTTTAGATCTTTGCTTTATTTCTGTCACTGTCCCCAAATCTATTGAAAACTCCCTAAGCAGAAGTTGTTCCATCTCTTTCTTTGGGTGTGTGTTACAAGTctttttagtaattttatttgCAGGATCAGAGATTTTACTCCTCATGGTGATGTCTTATGACCACTACATAGCTATCTGCCAACCTTTACACTATGAATCCAAAAtgaacaaaggattttgtatgaAAATGGCAACTTCTTCTTGGCTCATTGGAGGACTTTTTGGGGCCATGTACTCAGGTAGTACATTCTCTTTACCCTTCTGTGGGCCCAATGAAGTCCATCAGTGCTTTTGTGATGTCCCTTCCTTACTCAGGATCTCCTGTGCTGAGACACACACTGCAGTTGATGTGAGTGTGGCCTTTGGGATCACTTTAGGGATTTTCTGTTGCATCGCCACATGTATCTCTTATGGTCACATCTTCTCAACTGTGTTGAAGATTCCCACTACAGAAGGTCGCTCAAAAGCTTTCTCCACTTGTCTGCCCCACCTCATTGTTCTCGtgatcttcattacaactggGATGCTGTCTTACATAAAGCCACCCTTAGACTCTGATTCAGTTCTGGATCTATTGTTATCAGTGCTCTATTCAGTGGCGCCACCAACTCTGAACGCTGTCATTTATAGCCTTAGGAATAGGGACATGAAAATGTCTTTGAGGAAGCTTTTAACCCAGAAACACTTCTTATAG